GCCTTGGCGCCTCTCGGCGTCGACGAGGTGGTACTCGCGATTCCGGTCGCGCCGGAAATCAAGTCACGGAACGACGTCATGCAGGAACTCACGCCAATCATCTCAAATTGAGGTGTCGCTGGATTTAACTTCTGGCGAGACGTCGGCAGCGTCGGAGCACATCAATGAAAGAATGCGATGTTATCTTCACTGGTGGTCAGGTGGTGTTGGGCGACGGCTCCGTCGAAAATGTCGATATCGGTGTTAAGGAAGGCAAGGTCTCGCAAATAGCTCAGGTCGGCGAGATCGGAAGTGGAGCAGAGCGCGTCGACATTCGCGGGCTGACTGTCCTGCCGGGTATCGTAGACGCACATATCCACCTGGGGCACGGCAACGACATTACTCGCCCCAGGGCCCCAAGCGATGCCGATACGGAAACGGCGTCAGCGGCTGCTGGCGGGGTAACGTCCTTCATCTCGTACGTCATAGCGTCCGAGCCGTACGAAGACGGCATCTTTGAAACGATTCGAAACATCTGCGAGCAACGTGCGAGGGTGGACTTCGGCTTCCACCTGGTCATTTCGACGCCAGAGCAGCTTGCCTCCGTCCCCATGTACGCAGAACGGTTTGGTGTCTCCTCGTTCAAGCTGTTCATGTATAATCGTGGAGGCGAGGGGGCTCGGCTCGGTTTGCCGGACATAGATGATGGGTTCCTGTATCGGCTCGCGGAGGCGGTTCACGCTTCCGGGGCAGTGTTGTGCCCTCATTGCGAAAACATCGAAGCTGCCTGGGTGTTCCGAGATCGGCTGATGACTTCCGATCCCGAGGGAAAGGGAGGCCTGGCCGCATGGAGTGGCTCACGGCCGCCCTTCCTGGAAGCCGAGGCAGTCCATCGGGTTTCGACGCTCGCGCGACATGCCGACGCTCCGGTTCATATGGTCCATTGCTCGTCCGCGGAAGGTCTCGCCGCATCCGTCGCCCAGCGCGCCCTCGGCGCCGATCTGACCGTCGAAACGTGCACACAATATCTCACTCACGATGTCGATTGGCCCGGTGGGATCAAGGCGAAGGTCAATCCTCCGGTCAGGACCAGGAGCGACGTGGAAGCGCTCTGGAACGGAATCAGGCTGGGCCAGATCGACACCGTTGCGACGGATCATGTGCACCGACCGGGGACGGCAAAGCAGGGCGGCGTATGGAAAGCGTCGCCCGGCTTTCCGGGGCTCGAGACGTTACTCCCCGTCATGCTCAGTGAAGGTCATCATAAGCGGGGAATATCCCTCGGCCGTATTGCTTCGCTCCTTAGCGCGAATCCCGCCCGAATCATGGGCTGCCGGTCAAAAGGCAAGATCGCGGTGGGAAAAGACGCAGACCTGTCGATCGTCGACTTGAATGCGGAGTGGACCGCCGACGAGCGAAGCATGAGGTCAGATGCGGGATTTTCCATATACGACGGTTGGAAGTTCAAGGGGCGCGTCGTTCACACCGTCGTACGTGGCGGATTCGCCTTCCGCGACGGCAAGCTATGCGAAAGCGCTGTCGGTACCGGCAAATATCTTTATCGAAAGCGTGGCCGTGGCTAGCGTCGAGCAGAGACCAAGCGCGAACATCGAACCCCGAACGCACAACATTGCCGAGTCAGGAAATTAGGATGTCCAGGAAAGTGACAGTGGCCGCCGCACAAACTGCTGGCGTCTTGAGTGAGGACCTTACGGTTGGAATTGGCGAGGCCTGCAAGATGGTTGATGATGCCGCGGGCAGGGGCGTCGAAATCATCTCGTTCTGCGAGCTGTTCCTCACGCCCTTCTTTCCGAATCGTCTGGAGAAGAATTTTGAGAAATGGTTCATCAACTTGTCAGATGAACGGATTCAACCGCTCCTCGCCAAAGCGAAGCAACGGAATATGGCGCTGATCTTCCCATTCGGAGAAAGCGATGGGTCTCACTTCTACAACTCGGCCGCAGTCTTTGATCAGCAAGGCAAGCTTAAGGGCGTCTACAGGAAGACGCATATTCCAGCCATTTTTCCCTCCGAGTTAAAAGGCGGGACCGGCTCGTACGAGAAGTTCTACTTCACGCCCGGAAGTGAACTTCCAGTGTTCGAACTAAACGGCGTCAGGATCGGAATTCAAATCTGCTACGATCGCAAGTTCCCGGAAGGCTCTCGCGCTCTCGCGGTGAAGGGAGCCGAAATACTGTTCATGCCTATCTGCGCGGCCACTTATGGTGAGACAAAATTGCGGGACAAGGCATGGGATGTGCCGCTGCGAGCAAGAGCCTACGAGAACGGCACGTTTGTGGTGGCGGTAAATCGGGCCGGTGACGAAAATGGCCGCAGGCACATCGGACGCAGCATGATCGTCAGCCCTATCGGGGCAGAGATCATCGCGGAGGGAGGCGAGGACAAGTCGGAGTTGATCGTTGCCACGCTGGATTTGGGCGAGGTTCGCACAGCGCAAACGAGCCTTCCCTGGTGGCGTGATCGCCGTCCCGGAATTTACGGCGATCTGGTAGCGGTCTAACGTCCTAGTGCCTGGTCGGATCCTGCCGCGATAATGACAACGACGTCTTGCCGTGCGACGACCTCGCGGCCTCTCGCCTGATGGGGCGCCTTTCCGTGCTGTCTATCGAGGGCGTGCCTCAGGATGGTTTTGATTCTGGCGATGTCGGTGGGTGGCAGACCAAGTCACCGCCTGGATCCGCCGGCCGGTGGTTTATCGATCCGATCGGGCCCAGTCGAAAATGGTGGTGTAGACAGATAACGCCGCGCAGGAAGCTAAGGCGCTGGCGATCCACTCCGTTCTGCAACAAACAGGGGGATGCGACGATCAGTGCGTTCCTGGTATTCGGCGTAGGGCGGAAACGCCGCGACAGCAAGCTTCCAGAGGCGGGACCGTTCACGCTCGTCCTTGACCTCACGCACGCGCATCGGCTGCACGACGGTCTCATCCCGAATTTCCACATTCGGATCGACGCGGAGATTATGGACCCATGCGGGATCGGTTGGTGCACCGCCCTGCGACCCCACCAGGATATAATCATTGCCGTCCTTCACGCGCATCAGCGGGGTCTTTCGGATGGCGCCGGTCTTGTTGCCGTGGTGCGTCACGATGACAACGGGCAGCCCGGTGTCGCGCAAGGTGGTGCCTTTCGTTCCACCGCTGCTTTCGTAAAGCTCGACCTGCTCGCGCACCCAGTCACTGGGACTTGGAACATACTTCGCCATTGCTAGGCCTCCACGGGTGAATGGTCAGGGGCCGGTCCAAAATTGAACGCGTCCGAACACGATTGAGCGTCTCCTGAAGCGCGACAGCCGTCAACGATTTCGATGAGCCTCAGCGAGGAACCCGGCTTGCGGCATTTCGGACCCCCGATCGTGAGGTGCCGGCCGCGGGCCGCGACAATTGGAAGCGGCGAGGCGCCTGATCGGCCACCCATCCCATTGTCCGACCACACCATCTCCCTGCGCGCGGATCGCTAGGGTTCGGATACCGCTGGCCGATGACGCGGCCGAGCATGGGGCAAGGCGCCTTGTTAGCCGGTCTTTCATATTTGTAACCATATCGTGAAATCGGGGTGGTGAATTCGCGAAGGATTCGCCGGCGAGGGGGACGGAAGCCAGTGCAGAAGGCCATTCACAGCATCAACAGCCGCATCCTGTTTATTCCGGTTATCGCGCTGGCCGCCCTGATCGTTGCCGGGGTCGTGTCGATCCGGAACATCGCGAACGTCACGCTGCAGGAGCACCAGGCGCGCGCCCGTGCGGTGACCGAGGCGGCGGCAAAGATCGTCGAGGCGTTCGAAGCCCGAGCTGCCCGTGGCGAGATGACCGAAGAGGTTGCCCAGGCGGCCGCAAAAGACGTGCTTCGCGCCATTCGCTATGACGGCAACGAGTATGTCATCGCGCGTCGACGGGACGGCATCATCGTGGTCAACGGCCTGTTCAAGGATCGGGAAGGCACCCCGTCGCTGGACAACAAGGATAGCAACGGCACATATTTCGGCCGCGATATGATCAGGACGGCTGAGACCGGAGGCGGCTTCACCTACTATCTTTGGCCGAAGGCGCCTAACACGCCACCCTTGCGCAAGGCGACGTTCTCCAAAATGACCCAGGGCTGGCAATGGGTGGTCGGTTCGGGCGTCTATCTCGACGAGGTCGAAGCCGCGACCTGGTCCAGCGCCGTGGATACCGGTTGGCTGATCGGCGCGGTCGCGTTCCTGACCTTTGCGATCGCCTTCTGGCTTGGCCGGCGCATCACTCGGCCGATACTGCGACTCACCGACGCCACGCATCGCCTCGCCGAGGGGGACGGCGCGGTTGTCATTCCGGAAGTCGAGAGGCGCGACGAAATTGGAACCATGGCTCAGGCCGTCGCTGTGCTCAAGCAAAGATCGGCCGAGGCGACGCGGCTGGCCAGCGAGCAGGACCGTCTGAAGGCCGACGCCGCAAGAGACCGCGAAGCTGCGATGCGGGCGCTGGCCGACACGTTCGAAGCTTCGGTCAAGAGCGTAGCCGACCGGATGGCTGCCTCGACGACGGAGATGCAGGGTTCCGCCGATGCCCTGGGCGCGGCCGCGAGGACATCGGACGGTGAGACGGCGGCGGCCGCCGCCGCTGCGGAGCGCACCAGTTCGAATGTCGGCGCGGTGGCCACCGCGACGGAAGAGCTATCGTCCTCGATCCAGGAGATCTCGTCCCAGATCACGCGCTCGTCGCAGGTTGCCTCGAACGCCGTCGCCGAGGCCAACAGGGCCGGCTCAACGATGGCCAATCTGGAGAATTCGGCCAGGCGCGTCGGCGATATCGTCGCTCTCATCAGCGGCATCGCCGAGCAGACAAACCTGCTGGCACTGAACGCGACCATCGAGGCTGCGCGAGCTGGCGAGGCCGGAAAGGGCTTTGCGGTGGTGGCCTCGGAAGTGAAATCGCTCGCGACCCAGACGGCAAAGGCTACCGAGGAGATCCAGGTCACCGTCGGGGAGATCCAGTCGATGACCGAAAATGCGGTAAGCGCAATCCAGACGATTGGCGGAACGGTCGCGCAGATGAACGAAATCACGACCGCCGTGGCCGCCGCGGTGGAACAGCAGGGCGCCGCGACAGGTGAGATCGCGAACAGCATCCAACAGGCTGCATCCGGTGCGCAACAGGTTTCGCAAAGCGTCTCGACGGCGCGCGGCGCGGCGTCGCAAACCGGCGCAATTGCTGGCCGCGTGCTCGACACCGCCGGAAAATTGTCCGGTGAGGCCGAGCGTCTGAAGTCCGAGGTCGCGAACTTCCTGGCCGAGGTTCGCGCCGCCTGATCGACGCAGGCTGACCGGAGCGGACAGGCCGGCCGTGGTCATGGCGGGCGCGTCACTCCCGGGTCATTTGCAGGCAGCTCCTTGTATTGGTGCCCGCGGAATAATGCGCCATCCGCGGGATTCCAGGGCGACGCCCCATCAGCTACCGGGGAGCGCTTCGCCTGCGGCGGAGGAAAGGTCCGGGGTCGAGATCGCTTTCGGCTTGCGCAAACGCACGTAGATCTGCGCCACGATAAGGACCGCGCATAGGAGCAGGAAAAACGCGCTGATCGGACGTTCGAGGAAAACAAGGACATCGCCACGGGAGATCAGCATGGAGCGACGGAAGTTCTCCTCAAGCCGGGGACCCAGCACAAATCCCAGGAGGATGCACGCCGGGTGGAAGTCGAGCAGCAGCAGGAGATAGCCGACAAGCCCGATCGCGACGGTTTCTCCGACCTGGAACATGTCGTTATTTGTCGAATAGACGCCGATAGCGACGAAAAACAATGCGCTCGGGTAGAGATACTTGTACGGAATCATCAGCAGCTTCACCCACAGGCCGATCAAGGGCACGTTGAGCAAGACCAGCATGATGTTGCCGATCCAGAAGCTCGCGATCAGACCCCAGAAGATGTCGGGATGTTCCTTGATCAGTTGCGGGCCGGGCACGATGCCTTGAATCATCAAGGCCCCGAGAATCAGAGCCATTACGGCGTCACCGGGAATCCCGAGACTCATTGTCGGGATGAAGTCGCCTTGCACCGACGAGTGGGTTGACGCCTCGGGGCAGGCGACACCTTCAATCATGCCGGTGCCGAATTTCTCCGGCGTCCTCGAAATCTTTTTCTCGGCCGCATAGGAGATGAACGAGGCGATCGTCGGCCCCGTTCCCGGAATGAGCGAACACAGGCTGCCAATGATGGTGCCGCGCAACATCGCGGGGATCGAGCGGCGCAACTCGTCCCTGGTCGGGCGAAGGTCGCTGATCTTCACGTTGGAATAGCGCGTATTGATATCGGAGTACTGGTTCACGCTTTTCATGAATTCGGCAATGCCAAACAGCCCGAGCGCAAGCCCAACCAGTTCGATACCATCAAACAGGCCCTGGAAACCGAATGTGAAGCGCGGCGTTCCGGTTTCGATGTCGGTGCCGACAATGCCAAGGAGCAGGCCCACGAGGGTCATGGCGACGCCCTTGAGCGGCGCCCCGCGCGCCAGGGTCGATCCCGCCAGCAGGCCAAGCAGCATGAGCGAGCAGATTTCCGTGGGGCCGAACTCCAGCGCGACCCTCACCAGGAGCGGTGCCAGGAAAATCATCTCCGTGATGCCCCATGACGCGCCCACGAACGAAGAAATCACCGTGATGCCAAGGGCTGCGCCGCCGCGCCCCTGCTTGGTGAGCGGGAATCCGTCGAGGCATGTCACCGCGTGGGGCGGATGGCATGGAAGGTTGAGCAGGATCGAGCAGATGGCGCCTCCGTACTGCGCGCCGTAGAACACGCCCGACAGCATCAGGATGGCGCCAACGGGCTTTATGCCAAACGTCAGTGGCAGCAGGACCGAGATCGTGGCGAGCGGCCCCATTCCCGGCAAAACGCCGACCATATTGCCGACGAGCACGCCGATGAAACACCACATGATGTTGTGGGGTTCAAGAGCGACGCCGAAACCATACCAGAGATCGGAAAGAGCGGTCGCCAGCATCTAGAAACCCCAGCGGAACAGTGGAAAAGGCACTTTCAGCACGTACGAGAAAAGGAATGAGCCCACGACCGTAATGCCTGCGGCCAGCAATACTGAACCTTTCAATGTCGCGGTTCGATCGCCGAGCGCCGATACGAAGACGCACATGAAGGTGGCCGCTACCATGCCGAAATATTTGCCGAAGAGGATGAACATGAGGGGGCCCGCAAGAATGCAGGCCCAGCCGCGCCACTCCATGCTTTCCGGAAGAATACGTTCGCCTTCTTCGACCGGCGTCATCAGTCCCGAAATGAAAATCAGGATTCCGATGAAGGTCATCAGAATCCCGAGCATGAACGGGAACATGCCTGGGCCCATATGCATGAACGTTCCCAGGTTGTAGGTCATCGAATTCAGGGTGACGAAGGCACCGAGCAGCACGATGGCCAGCCCGGCATAGAAATCCTTTTTCTGGAGCAGGTTCTGCACGCCAACATCTCCGAGGTTCATTTTCTCATTATCACCAGGCGCCGGCCGGCCGGCTGGCCAACATCAGGCGAGTAGATCAAGAAGTCGTTAGCTGCCCCTACCGGGAAAGGCGCCGAACGCGGCGTTCTGGAAGCCGGATTCGGCGAGATTGACGCAAAGATCTGGGTTCGTTTCAATTGGCCGCCGCAACCGCCTGACCGATGGCTCTAATTGCATCGGGGGCGGAATTGCCCATGAAGGTCAGTCCCAACTCGTCCACCCCAGCGCTCTTGTATCGCCCAGCGAGCAACAGGCACTCTTCTGCCGTCCCGTAGATCGAGAATGCGGTGGTGTAGCGTTCATCCAGGACATCAGCTGGATCTTGACCGCGGTTGATACGATCCGCAGCCTCGGCAAATTCGTTCTCCTCGATTGTCGTCCCCAGCAGCAGCGCTTCCTTCGCCGATGGAACCTTTTGCCCGAGCGTCCAAAAACGCGGGACCATTTCTCCGACAATGCGTTTTGCGTCTCTCAGCGCCACCAACGATGACGAATTGACGATGCATGGCATGTACTGAACGACACGGCCGCCTGTGGCCTGGGAGCGCGCGGAGCGCATCAATTCCGCGGAGCGTCCGGCGTAGCCTGCTGAACACATGTTGGACACCAGCAGCCCATCTGCGGCTGCGCCGGCTAGTTTGATTGTCATATCGCCGCGACCGGCCAAAAAGATTGGAATATCCCGTAACGGCTTGCAGTCCAGCCTGACCTTCTTCGCCGAAAAGCGTTGGCCGACGTAATTGACTTCTTCGCCATTGAGCAGCCCGCGCAAAATGACGAGCGCGTCTCGAAGCGCCGGAACGGGCTTTTCGGCATCGATGCTTAGCTTGGCCGATGCCGAGATGATGCCTGCCCCGATACTGATACTGGCCCGGCCGTTCGCCAGTTCGTCGAAAGCACCGATTTCCATCGCCATCATCGTTGGATGGCGATTGAACGGGTTGAACACGCCGGCATGAATGTGGATGCGCCTGGTTGCGACCGCGCAAGCAGCGGCCGCCGGCCAGATACCTCGCGCAAAAGCATTTTCCGCAAACCAGACGCCGGAAAGGCCTGCCTTGTCGGCTTCGGTCGCCAGTTCGACGCACTGCCGTGGCGACATCGAGCCGTCCAGCCGTATGCTGATCCTGGGAATGTCGCTCATCGCGATATCACGCTTGTCTCGTGGTTTTGGTTCGACGACGTCGCTTGCCGGATTAGTCTCCAGACACGCGATGGCGACAAAGGCAGATCTCGCGGTTCGATCGACATCGAGCGGAGCGCGGCCGCGACGGCATTGGCAATCACACCTCCGACCGGAATCAAGCCGCCTTCGCCGGCGCCCTTCGCCCCGAGCGGATTATTTGGACAGGGCCGAAGGCCGACTGAAATGCCGCGGATATTGGGGAAGTCGGTCGCAGTCGGCAAAAGATAGTCTGCGAGCGAGCCGGTCAGCAACTGCCCGTTCTCGTCGTATTGCAAGTGCTCCAGGAAGGTGCTGCCCAATCCCTGGACGATGGCGCCGAGAATCTGTCCGTGAAGCGTCGCTGGATTGATGACACGGCCGACGTCGTCCACCGTTACATAGTCGACGATCTCCACATGACCGGTACCGGGATCGACGGAGACATGTGCCGCGTGGGTCCCGTAGCTGTAAGTCAGCTTGCGATTTTCGAATTGCTGTTCGACCTGCAATCCGGCAAACGCGGAAATGTCGATCGATCCCTTTTCATGCCGGACATGGCCGTCAGATACCGTGACATCGCCAGGTTCGCAGCCGAAATGCTTCGCGCCCTTCTCGCGCAGCAGGGCGACAAGCGCGTCAGCCGTCAGCAGAATGGCAGAACCTCCCATCACGGTGGAGCGTGAATGAAACGATCCAAAACCCTGTGTCACCAGCGTGGTTGATCCGTGCAGGAGCCTAATTCGTTCGATGGGCAGAGAAAGTGCGTCGGCAGCGATCTGGCTCAACACCGTTTGGAGGCCCTGTCCGAGCGCCGTAGAGCCGACCGCGACCGTGACGGTTCCGTCCGCTTCGACCGTCATCCGGGCATTCTCGAAAGTCCCGCCGGCGCCGCCCTCGACGAAGTTGCCGACAGCAATGCCATGATAACGGCCATCGATCAGCCGGCCCTGAACCTTCTTCTTCTTCTCCCAGCCGAATTCGTCAAGGCAGCGTTGCATGATGATGCCATAGGCGCCGCCGTCAAGCTCCGTCTGCCAGGTTCGATCGAGACCTGCCATGGTTGCCAGCGGGCGCGGCAGCTGATCTTCCGGAATCAAATTCCTCAAGCGTAGTTCGGCCGGATCGATGCCGAGATCGTGGGCGGCCATATCCAGCAGCCGCTCGCAGAAGAAGCTCGATTCGTAGCGGCCTGGCCCGCGATAGGTGCCGGTTGGCGTCTTGCTGGTCAGGTAGGAATGGGCGTCGATCCGGATGTTGGGAACAAGATAGGGACCGGAAACGAACTGGACGACGTTGCGCGGCGCGGTGAAGCCGTTGGTTCTTACATAGGCGCCGAGATCGACGTCGATACGTCCCCGGATTCCGATTACGGTACCGTCGGCGCGACAGGCGATTTCCAGATCCGCGTACATCTCGCGGGCATGGTTCGTCGCCATCAGATGTTCGCGACGGTCCTCGACCCAGCGGACCCTTCCGCCGACGTGGCGCGCCGCGAAAGGAATGAGGAAGTCCTCAGGATAGAATTCGCCTCGCGCACCAAAGCCGCCGCCGACATCAACCTCCATCAGGTCGACCTGCGACGGCTCCAGTTTCAGCATTTCGGCGAGGACGCGCCGATTGAAAAACGGAACCTTGGTCGCGCCGCTGACGACAATCCGCTGATGCTCTGGACCCCATTCGGCCAGCAGGCCGCGCGTCTCCATCGGCGAAGCGGTATGGCGCTGAACGCTGAACTTCTCTCTTCGCCGGTAATCGGCCGTCGCGAAGGCCGTATCCGCATCGCCCATCCGGGCGAAGAAGGAGGTCGCAAGGTTGGTCGTGGTTTTCTCGAACAGAAGTGTGCGGTTCGCCGCCGACTCCTCATGGGTAGCCAGCGCGGGCAATTCGTCGATTTCAAGTTCGATGAGCTCGGCGGCATCTTCCGCGATGCACTGTTCCGAGGCGACGATGACGGCGATGGGTTCACCGACATAGCGGACCTTCTCGAAGGCGATCACGGGCTGCCGATACGGCTCGCCTTCTGGCTTGCCATGTTGTCGAACAGGAATGACGGGAATCTCGCCGATCTCGGCTGCGGTGATGACGGCTGCAACTCCAGCCAACGACCGCGCCGCCGCGGTCGCGATCTTCCTGATCCGCCCATGCGCAATCGGACTTCGAAGAACGGTAGCATAGAGCAGGTTTTCAGGCTTGAGGTCGCCGACATAGGTGCCGGCACCCGCAAGCAGGCGCAAATCCTCGATACGATCGATCGGACTGCCGATATAGGCGTTGGGTCTCGTCATGTCGGCGACCCGATGCGGGAATAGCTCGCACGCGCCTCCATCACGGCTTCGACAATCTGGACGTAGCCGGTGCAGCGGCAGATATTTCCGGAAAGGACCTCACGGATTCGTTCCTCATCCGCGCCCGGCTCTTCCTCCAGCAGCGCGTGCATGGTCGTCAGGATCCCCGGTGTGCAGAAGCCGCACTGGACGGCGTGATGCTTCCTGAAGGCAGCCTGCAGCGCCGACAACTCGCCTTTGCGGGCCAGGCCTTCGACGGTTACAACCTCGCTGCCCGCCGCTTGAACCGCGAGCATCAGGCAGGAGCGCACGGCGAGCCCGTCGATGATGACGGTGCACGCCCCGCAAACGCCGTGCTCGCATGCGACGTGCGTTCCGGTGAGGCGGGCGACGTCTCGCAAGGCGTCCGCGAGCGTCATCCGGGACGACGCATTCAGGCTGGTCTTCACGCCGTTGATGGTGAGTGTGACTGTTTCCGATGTCATGGGCCTGGCGGTTCGGCTGCGTCGATCAACGCACGCTTGATGAGGGTTTCGAGCAGTGCCTTTCGATAGTCGGTATCGGCGTGAATGTCGCTCCGCACTTCGATGCCGCGAACACCAAGCGCGGCTGCTTCCTCGAACATGCGCAAGCTCACGCTGTTGCCCAGGAGAAAGCTCTCGGCTTCGGTTAGCCGCACAGGCGTGTCGGCGACGCCAAAAGCTCCAACATGGGGTGAACGGATATGCCCTTCCTCGTCCCTGTCGAAGAAGACGATCGCGCCCGCCATCGCAAAGTCGCCCCTGCGGCGCGCGAATTCCTGGAAGCCGAAGCTGCGCGTCTTCGGCCAGGGCGGAAGACGCAGCGAAACGATGATTTCGTTCGGCTCGAGCGCGGTTGTCAGAGGCGACAGGAAGAAGTCGCGCGCCGGCAACGACCTTCGGCCTGCAGGTCCGACGACATCGATCGTTGCGTCGCAAGCAACCGCCAAGGCCGGCAGTTCGGATGCCGGATCGCCGTGCGCCAGGCTGCCGCCCACCGTGCCCCGATTCCGTATCGCGTAGTGGGCGATATGCTTGACGGCCGTCGAGAGCAGCGGGTGAGCGATGGGCAAACGGGTATCCCGCTCGATATCGCGCCAACGCACCCTGGCGCCGAGCTCGACGCCGTGCGCGCTGACGGCGATCCCGTCGAGTCCGGGAACGAGCTTGAGATCCACGAGGATGCTGCATGATGCCAGGCGGAAGGCCAGCATCGGCATCAGGCTTTGTCCCCCGCTCAACAGCTTGGCATCCGCACCGTGCTCTTGCAGAAGCGCGATGGCTTCGTCGAGCGACTGCGGTGCCAAATAACGGAGAGGGGGAAGCTTCACGTCAGGTCCACTCCCGGCTTTGCAGCACAGACCATCATCCGCAGCGTACCGATAATCAGAACGGTGTTTCGATCGACAATGACATCGCGAATTTCGGGTGTCAATTTCCGTTCCTTGTTGACAGAAAGCATGCGGCGGACCAACCTACTGAAACGCTGTTCTTATATCTGGAACAGACCTCGTTGAAAGGTTGGGACCATGCTGGCGAACATTCCCCGGCTGAGGGCGCTGATGAAAAAGGACGGCCTCGACGCCGTCATCGCCACCTGCGCGGAGAACGTGACCTATCTCAGCGGCTTCTGGGCGATGTCGCAGTGGGTTCGGCGCGGTCCCCAGGCGTACGTGCTGTTTCCCGGCGACGGCAACGAACCCTGCATCGTCGTGAACTCCGGCCTTCTCGATCTGGTCCCGGACCAGGAGCCGTGGATCACCGACATCCGCAGATACGGCTATTTCCAGATTGATACCGATGCATCCGCTCAACTCGACGACGCTGATCAACTTCAGCGCCGGCTGTTCGGCAGCAGGGCCTACAAGGATTCGGTCGACGCGCTGGTGAGCGCGATGAAGGAACAGGGCATCGAACGCGGAACGGTCGGCATCGATGAAATGGGTATCACGCCCCAGTGCATGGACCAACTGAGGGCCGCGCTCCCTGACGTGAAGTTCGTGCGCTGCTTTTCGCTGTTCGAGCGCGTCCGCGCCATCAAGACCGCTCCGGAAATCGAGATCCTGAAACATGCGGCGCGCGTGACCGAGGGAGCGATCGATGCGGCGCTATCGATCGCAAAGGAAGGTGTGACCGAACGGGAAATGCTGCGGAAGTTCA
This genomic interval from Bradyrhizobium sp. NP1 contains the following:
- a CDS encoding molybdopterin cofactor-binding domain-containing protein, with product MAAHDLGIDPAELRLRNLIPEDQLPRPLATMAGLDRTWQTELDGGAYGIIMQRCLDEFGWEKKKKVQGRLIDGRYHGIAVGNFVEGGAGGTFENARMTVEADGTVTVAVGSTALGQGLQTVLSQIAADALSLPIERIRLLHGSTTLVTQGFGSFHSRSTVMGGSAILLTADALVALLREKGAKHFGCEPGDVTVSDGHVRHEKGSIDISAFAGLQVEQQFENRKLTYSYGTHAAHVSVDPGTGHVEIVDYVTVDDVGRVINPATLHGQILGAIVQGLGSTFLEHLQYDENGQLLTGSLADYLLPTATDFPNIRGISVGLRPCPNNPLGAKGAGEGGLIPVGGVIANAVAAALRSMSIEPRDLPLSPSRVWRLIRQATSSNQNHETSVISR
- a CDS encoding (2Fe-2S)-binding protein, with protein sequence MTSETVTLTINGVKTSLNASSRMTLADALRDVARLTGTHVACEHGVCGACTVIIDGLAVRSCLMLAVQAAGSEVVTVEGLARKGELSALQAAFRKHHAVQCGFCTPGILTTMHALLEEEPGADEERIREVLSGNICRCTGYVQIVEAVMEARASYSRIGSPT
- a CDS encoding xanthine dehydrogenase family protein subunit M — translated: MKLPPLRYLAPQSLDEAIALLQEHGADAKLLSGGQSLMPMLAFRLASCSILVDLKLVPGLDGIAVSAHGVELGARVRWRDIERDTRLPIAHPLLSTAVKHIAHYAIRNRGTVGGSLAHGDPASELPALAVACDATIDVVGPAGRRSLPARDFFLSPLTTALEPNEIIVSLRLPPWPKTRSFGFQEFARRRGDFAMAGAIVFFDRDEEGHIRSPHVGAFGVADTPVRLTEAESFLLGNSVSLRMFEEAAALGVRGIEVRSDIHADTDYRKALLETLIKRALIDAAEPPGP
- a CDS encoding Xaa-Pro peptidase family protein, giving the protein MLANIPRLRALMKKDGLDAVIATCAENVTYLSGFWAMSQWVRRGPQAYVLFPGDGNEPCIVVNSGLLDLVPDQEPWITDIRRYGYFQIDTDASAQLDDADQLQRRLFGSRAYKDSVDALVSAMKEQGIERGTVGIDEMGITPQCMDQLRAALPDVKFVRCFSLFERVRAIKTAPEIEILKHAARVTEGAIDAALSIAKEGVTEREMLRKFNAYLAENDAAPVVGCIGFGNRSAMINVQPSDRKLKKGDLIRFDVGGRYRHYRSDMSRGAALGDPGEKVRKYYAAVEKGVLRGYDIIKPGLKVSDLFKEIVATVQREGIPHFARSHVGHGIGVDGYDPPNIAESSIDVLEEDMVICVETPYYELGFAGLQVEDMVRVTKHGAESLMSLPTALRIL